A genomic stretch from Acetomicrobium sp. S15 = DSM 107314 includes:
- a CDS encoding 3-deoxy-D-manno-octulosonic acid transferase: MKLSLRAYSAIVSSLYCAGYPYLAWRYREGFAQRRGVYEPSLAGSLKGARPIWVHAASVGEVQAAFPLIKAMRSALIGPIILSTVTPTGKAMAQRLCGGMIDAHIYYPWDVPWIVRRSLSALRPKAYVAVEAEIWPLFLSELAEREVPAFLVNGRFSDRSFEKARKSPAFWLKVLGSFRFLMVRGETDRERLLSLGVDGKKVIALGDCKIDALVERQKEVDLPSLRRRLFLGPDDICLVAGSTHEGEEEVVFRAWEEVRRRFPCRLIVVPRHPERSPKVLKEAERFGKALLLTQISPGWDILVVDAVGYLFDLYGLARAAFVGGSLVPRGGQNVLEPACWGIPVFCGPHMEDFAAPVDELSRLGALKVISNESELAQGWVGSLAAPDGDFKRSVERYFTPGAAVRAWEIIRSSL; the protein is encoded by the coding sequence ATGAAATTAAGCCTCCGTGCCTATTCGGCCATAGTCTCGTCGCTCTACTGCGCGGGCTATCCATACCTCGCTTGGCGCTACAGGGAAGGTTTCGCCCAGCGGCGCGGTGTCTATGAGCCGTCTTTGGCCGGAAGCTTGAAGGGTGCGCGCCCGATTTGGGTGCACGCCGCCTCCGTGGGCGAGGTGCAGGCGGCCTTCCCTCTGATTAAAGCGATGCGCTCCGCTCTCATCGGCCCGATAATCCTCTCCACGGTGACTCCCACCGGTAAGGCCATGGCGCAGAGGCTTTGCGGCGGCATGATAGACGCACATATCTACTACCCCTGGGACGTGCCTTGGATCGTCAGACGCTCCCTTAGTGCCCTTCGCCCCAAGGCCTACGTGGCCGTGGAGGCCGAGATATGGCCCCTCTTTTTGTCGGAGCTGGCCGAGCGCGAGGTCCCCGCCTTCCTGGTCAACGGGCGCTTCTCCGACCGCTCTTTTGAAAAAGCCCGAAAAAGCCCGGCCTTCTGGCTTAAAGTGCTCGGGTCTTTTAGGTTTCTCATGGTGAGGGGGGAAACCGACAGAGAGCGCCTCCTTTCGCTCGGCGTGGACGGAAAGAAGGTGATAGCCCTCGGAGACTGCAAAATCGACGCCCTCGTCGAAAGGCAAAAGGAAGTCGATCTGCCCTCTTTGAGGCGAAGGCTCTTTTTGGGCCCCGACGACATCTGCCTGGTGGCCGGGAGCACCCACGAGGGAGAAGAAGAGGTCGTCTTTAGGGCCTGGGAGGAGGTGAGGCGCCGCTTCCCGTGCCGCCTCATCGTGGTGCCCCGTCACCCGGAGCGTTCGCCGAAGGTCTTAAAAGAAGCGGAACGTTTCGGCAAGGCGCTCTTATTGACGCAAATCTCCCCCGGTTGGGATATACTGGTAGTCGATGCCGTCGGATATCTCTTCGACCTCTACGGCCTTGCCCGTGCGGCCTTCGTGGGGGGGAGCCTCGTCCCCAGGGGAGGACAAAACGTCTTGGAGCCTGCCTGTTGGGGCATCCCCGTTTTTTGCGGACCTCACATGGAGGATTTTGCCGCGCCCGTTGATGAGCTTTCGCGCCTGGGCGCGCTGAAAGTGATTTCAAACGAAAGCGAGCTGGCTCAAGGGTGGGTCGGCTCTCTCGCCGCTCCTGACGGCGATTTTAAAAGAAGCGTAGAGCGATATTTCACCCCTGGCGCCGCAGTCAGGGCGTGGGAGATCATAAGATCGAGCCTCTGA
- a CDS encoding iron-containing alcohol dehydrogenase, with amino-acid sequence MQSFSMRLSGRVLFGPGTVARLGDIARTFGAEKALVVSDPNVERLGHVNRVCELLQKAGIKVRAFAEVEPDPSVETADKAADVAKDFGASLIVGIGGGSSLDIAKAASVLVTNPGGAASYQGLGLVKNAGLPKVLIPTTAGTGSEVTFTAVLIRKKEGIKAGINDEKLYADYAILDPELTLSLPPRATASTGMDAFIHAFEAYVGKSATPFSDIFAESAIKRVGRWLRVATWDGRNLEARCEMVLASYYGGAALANAGVGACHALSYPLGGIFGVPHGLANALLISYVTRHSVMANPERYAKAAILLGRECGASLRDAALSCVEALEELVSDLGLPRTLKDLGIKIEEGRLREMVKGAMAVDRPMANNPRPFDEELCAKVYKEAIG; translated from the coding sequence GTGCAAAGCTTTTCCATGCGCCTCTCGGGTCGCGTCCTATTCGGTCCCGGGACCGTGGCCCGGTTGGGCGACATTGCGCGCACCTTCGGCGCCGAAAAAGCGCTCGTCGTCTCCGACCCAAACGTCGAGCGGCTCGGGCACGTGAATCGCGTCTGCGAGCTGCTGCAAAAAGCCGGGATAAAGGTGCGCGCCTTCGCGGAGGTGGAGCCAGACCCGTCTGTCGAGACGGCTGACAAAGCCGCCGACGTCGCTAAGGATTTCGGCGCCAGCCTCATCGTCGGCATAGGCGGAGGCAGCTCGCTCGATATAGCTAAGGCCGCGAGCGTCCTCGTCACCAACCCTGGGGGCGCCGCCTCCTATCAAGGCCTCGGCCTGGTCAAAAATGCGGGCCTGCCCAAGGTTTTGATCCCCACCACCGCCGGAACGGGGAGCGAGGTCACGTTTACGGCCGTGCTCATCAGGAAAAAAGAGGGTATAAAGGCCGGCATCAACGACGAAAAGCTCTATGCCGACTATGCCATCCTGGACCCGGAGCTCACCCTGTCCCTCCCTCCCCGCGCCACCGCCTCCACGGGCATGGACGCTTTCATCCACGCCTTCGAGGCGTATGTGGGCAAGAGCGCCACGCCTTTCAGCGACATCTTCGCCGAGTCCGCAATAAAGAGGGTGGGCAGGTGGCTTCGCGTGGCCACGTGGGATGGAAGAAACTTGGAGGCCAGGTGCGAGATGGTGCTCGCTTCCTACTACGGCGGTGCCGCGCTGGCGAACGCCGGGGTAGGGGCCTGCCACGCACTCTCTTATCCCTTAGGGGGTATTTTCGGCGTCCCTCACGGCCTCGCCAATGCCCTGCTGATATCGTATGTGACGCGCCACAGCGTCATGGCAAACCCCGAGCGCTATGCTAAAGCGGCCATTCTGTTGGGAAGAGAGTGCGGTGCGTCTCTGAGGGACGCGGCTCTGTCGTGCGTCGAGGCCCTCGAAGAGCTCGTCTCGGACCTCGGTCTGCCTCGCACTTTGAAAGATTTGGGGATAAAGATAGAAGAAGGGCGCCTTCGGGAGATGGTCAAGGGAGCCATGGCTGTGGATCGTCCCATGGCCAACAACCCGAGGCCTTTCGACGAAGAGCTCTGCGCAAAAGTATATAAGGAGGCGATAGGGTAA